From the Priestia koreensis genome, one window contains:
- the acpS gene encoding holo-ACP synthase, with protein MIVGTGIDMAELKRIEAVLIRHEAFSQRILTENELNKYNFLSTKRKIEYLAGRFAAKEAFSKAKGTGIGKELSFQDIETGYDSLGKPMILKPSYPNQKIHLSISHTKEYALAQVIIERLSS; from the coding sequence ATGATAGTTGGAACAGGCATTGATATGGCGGAACTCAAACGAATTGAAGCCGTACTTATAAGACATGAAGCATTCAGTCAACGAATTTTAACGGAAAATGAGCTGAATAAATACAATTTCCTTTCAACCAAGCGAAAAATCGAATATTTGGCTGGACGTTTTGCAGCAAAAGAAGCGTTCTCGAAAGCGAAAGGGACAGGCATTGGGAAAGAGCTTAGTTTTCAAGATATTGAGACTGGTTACGATTCACTTGGAAAACCGATGATCCTAAAGCCAAGTTATCCCAATCAAAAAATTCACCTGTCCATTTCTCATACGAAGGAATACGCATTGGCGCAAGTAATTATTGAACGCTTGTCAAGCTAG
- a CDS encoding STAS domain-containing protein — translation MRIPILKLHEYLLVSIQWELDDQTAIQFQEDLLSKIHQTGAKGVVIDLTSIDMIDSFIAKVLGDVVSMSNLMGAKVVLTGIQPAVAITLVELGIGLNDVLTALDLEKGLEKLQSELGE, via the coding sequence GTGAGAATCCCGATTTTAAAACTCCATGAATACCTATTAGTGTCTATTCAGTGGGAGTTAGATGATCAAACCGCTATTCAATTCCAAGAGGATTTGCTCAGCAAAATTCACCAGACGGGCGCCAAAGGTGTAGTTATTGATTTAACGTCTATTGATATGATTGACTCATTTATTGCCAAAGTATTAGGTGACGTAGTCAGCATGTCTAACTTAATGGGAGCTAAGGTTGTCCTAACAGGGATACAGCCTGCCGTTGCCATCACACTTGTTGAATTAGGAATTGGATTAAATGATGTTCTCACTGCGCTGGATTTGGAAAAAGGTCTAGAAAAACTCCAATCGGAACTGGGGGAATAG
- the uvsE gene encoding UV DNA damage repair endonuclease UvsE codes for MTIVKLGYVAMSMNVQNSSPSQTMTVAQFQRIQNREAAIHKLERIALSNLDNCLRLLKYNKFNDIEFFRFSSRIIPLANHEEVGDWNYILPLKEKLKEIRSFLDKNPSRVDFHPDHFVVLNSTDPNVLKRSLHTLQMHQRLLKGMGIQSQHRCVLHVGGGYGDKEKALEQFIHNFGLVPTRIQEMIMLENDDTVFTVKEALYLCEKLSIPLVFDLHHHMANHEVEDWQEDWERIVNTWSNSSLPIKMHISSPRNEKEFRAHADYIDVDMFMGFLSAIKNSVPEIHCMIEAKGKDNALLKLIEDLKAYPEIQMINNGSFLIQ; via the coding sequence ATGACAATTGTGAAATTAGGATATGTAGCCATGAGTATGAATGTTCAAAACAGCTCGCCGTCTCAGACGATGACGGTTGCTCAATTTCAGCGAATTCAAAATCGTGAGGCAGCTATTCATAAGCTTGAGCGCATCGCTCTTTCGAATTTGGATAACTGCTTAAGACTACTGAAATACAATAAATTTAATGATATTGAGTTTTTTCGTTTCAGCTCGCGTATTATTCCGTTGGCCAACCATGAAGAAGTAGGCGATTGGAATTACATATTACCTTTAAAAGAAAAGCTGAAAGAAATACGTAGTTTTCTGGATAAGAATCCGTCACGAGTTGACTTTCATCCAGATCATTTTGTAGTGCTTAATTCAACAGATCCCAATGTACTGAAACGATCTTTGCATACACTTCAGATGCATCAACGATTGTTAAAAGGGATGGGGATTCAATCTCAGCACCGATGTGTACTACATGTTGGGGGAGGATATGGAGATAAGGAAAAGGCGCTTGAGCAATTTATTCATAATTTTGGCTTAGTTCCTACAAGAATACAAGAAATGATTATGCTTGAAAATGATGATACCGTTTTTACTGTGAAAGAGGCTCTCTACTTGTGTGAAAAGCTTTCTATTCCTTTAGTATTTGACCTTCACCATCACATGGCTAACCATGAAGTGGAAGATTGGCAAGAGGACTGGGAGCGGATCGTAAATACATGGTCAAATTCTTCTTTACCAATTAAAATGCATATATCGAGCCCGAGAAATGAAAAAGAGTTTCGAGCTCATGCTGACTACATTGATGTGGATATGTTCATGGGCTTTTTATCTGCTATTAAGAATAGCGTCCCTGAAATTCATTGTATGATTGAAGCGAAAGGAAAAGATAATGCACTCTTAAAGCTAATAGAAGACTTAAAAGCATATCCAGAGATTCAAATGATCAATAACGGAAGCTTTTTAATTCAGTAA
- a CDS encoding type II toxin-antitoxin system PemK/MazF family toxin — MVVKRGDVYFADLSPVVGSEQGGVRPVLIIQNDIGNRFSPTVIVAAITAQIQKAKLPTHVEIDAKRYGFERDSVILLEQIRTIDKQRLTDKITHLDEEMMDRVDKALQVSLGLIDF, encoded by the coding sequence TTGGTAGTCAAACGTGGTGACGTCTATTTTGCTGATTTGTCTCCTGTAGTCGGCTCTGAACAAGGAGGCGTACGCCCAGTACTTATCATTCAAAATGACATTGGTAATCGGTTTAGCCCTACAGTAATTGTTGCTGCAATTACTGCTCAGATCCAGAAGGCGAAACTTCCTACACATGTGGAAATTGATGCGAAACGGTACGGTTTTGAAAGAGACTCAGTGATTTTATTAGAACAAATTCGTACAATTGACAAACAGCGCTTGACCGATAAAATTACTCATTTAGATGAGGAAATGATGGATCGCGTTGATAAGGCGTTGCAAGTCAGTTTGGGACTTATTGATTTTTAG
- a CDS encoding PP2C family protein-serine/threonine phosphatase translates to MGSYEEMKELYKDILANYIQTPNEQILYQGQKLSRKSLENEISPEDIVSMHKEVIEDIYPDVPDRLLHSLDFLLEVMISYGLAHREHQTLKNKQRELHSEIEVAANVQQTLLGTTIPEIPSIEIGAVSVPAKQMSGDYYHFVKDENNHLNIALADVIGKGIPAAMCMSMIKYAMESLPDSRKNPSYVLQNLNTVVEQNVDPSMFITMFYGDYNIESNTLTFASAGHEPGFYYDEKEDTFHDLEAKGLVLGVERNITYQQYIREVNVGDMIILLTDGVTECRNEEGFIEREDIIELIRKYMHLPTQELVDSIYRELERLQNFQLRDDFTLIVLKRLV, encoded by the coding sequence ATGGGTTCATACGAAGAAATGAAAGAGCTATATAAGGACATACTAGCAAATTACATTCAAACCCCAAACGAACAAATTTTATATCAAGGTCAAAAACTTAGTCGGAAATCACTTGAGAACGAGATTTCCCCTGAAGATATTGTGAGTATGCATAAAGAAGTGATTGAGGATATCTATCCAGACGTTCCGGATCGTCTTCTTCACTCTCTTGATTTCTTACTCGAAGTTATGATTAGTTATGGACTAGCTCATCGTGAACATCAAACGCTTAAAAATAAACAGCGTGAATTGCACTCAGAAATTGAAGTGGCAGCGAACGTGCAACAAACATTGCTTGGTACAACAATTCCTGAGATTCCATCCATTGAAATCGGTGCAGTTAGTGTTCCAGCTAAACAGATGAGCGGAGATTATTATCACTTTGTTAAAGATGAAAATAATCATTTGAACATCGCTTTGGCTGATGTGATCGGTAAAGGAATTCCAGCAGCTATGTGTATGTCAATGATTAAATACGCAATGGAAAGTTTGCCTGACTCGAGAAAAAACCCTAGCTATGTGCTTCAAAACCTTAATACAGTCGTTGAGCAGAATGTAGACCCGAGCATGTTTATTACCATGTTTTATGGGGACTATAACATTGAATCGAATACTCTCACGTTTGCCTCTGCAGGTCATGAGCCAGGCTTCTATTACGATGAAAAGGAAGATACTTTTCATGATTTAGAAGCGAAAGGACTCGTACTCGGAGTGGAAAGGAATATTACGTATCAGCAATACATTCGTGAAGTGAATGTAGGAGACATGATCATTCTTCTTACAGATGGAGTGACAGAGTGCCGTAACGAGGAAGGCTTCATTGAACGTGAAGACATTATTGAACTTATTCGTAAATATATGCATTTACCAACCCAAGAACTCGTTGATTCAATCTATAGAGAATTAGAACGACTGCAAAACTTCCAATTAAGGGATGACTTTACACTCATTGTTTTAAAACGTTTAGTTTAA
- the sigB gene encoding RNA polymerase sigma factor SigB: MKTQSQPSKLNKEEVLDLIERFQKTQDEEAQNLLVLNYRNLVESLAKRYSKGRDLHEDIVQVGMLGLLGAIRRYDPSFERNFESFAIPTVIGEIKRFLRDKTWSVHVPRRIKELGPKIKAAVEELTTSLQRSPKVKEIAMHLDVSEEEVLETMEMGQSYQALSVDHSIEADSDGSTVTILDLVGRTDDGYEKANQRMVLEKILHVLNEREKEIIQYTFIENLSQKEAGDKLGISQMHVSRLQRRALEKLRNAARTDSESMEFTK, encoded by the coding sequence ATGAAAACCCAGTCTCAACCTTCGAAGCTAAATAAAGAAGAAGTTTTAGACCTCATCGAACGTTTCCAAAAGACCCAAGATGAAGAGGCGCAAAATTTACTCGTTCTGAACTATCGAAATCTTGTGGAATCCTTGGCGAAACGATACTCAAAAGGAAGAGACCTTCATGAAGATATTGTTCAAGTGGGGATGCTCGGTTTATTAGGAGCTATCCGCCGTTATGATCCATCATTTGAGCGAAACTTTGAGTCATTTGCCATTCCAACCGTTATTGGTGAAATTAAGCGCTTTTTACGTGACAAGACTTGGAGCGTTCACGTTCCTCGACGAATCAAAGAGCTCGGTCCAAAGATTAAGGCTGCAGTTGAAGAGCTGACAACATCTTTGCAACGATCACCTAAAGTGAAGGAAATTGCAATGCACCTAGATGTATCGGAAGAGGAAGTATTAGAAACAATGGAGATGGGTCAAAGTTATCAGGCCTTATCAGTAGATCACTCCATTGAGGCAGATTCAGATGGAAGCACCGTTACCATCTTGGATTTAGTTGGCCGCACTGATGATGGATACGAAAAAGCGAATCAGCGAATGGTTCTAGAAAAGATCCTTCATGTGCTAAATGAGCGGGAGAAAGAAATTATCCAATATACGTTTATTGAAAACCTGAGTCAAAAAGAGGCGGGAGATAAATTGGGAATTTCGCAGATGCACGTATCTCGTCTACAGAGGAGAGCACTTGAAAAGCTCCGAAACGCAGCTCGAACAGATTCGGAAAGCATGGAGTTCACAAAGTGA
- a CDS encoding PP2C family serine/threonine-protein phosphatase: MSQAKSSGVEIQTYQAAKKGNIHCGDSFYVTETDDYLLCVMADGLGSGEHAMKASQAVTNVARLHSDDDVEELMHKCNQAVLNTRGAVVAVLKFYKQTKQFVYSNVGNIKFYLYSPEGALVYPLPVKGFLSGRAQKFQVQRFRYEEGSRFLMHTDGLELKEVKSLFTRTYLIAGISQHLQSMLQDGKDDVSYILGSLIA, from the coding sequence ATGTCACAGGCAAAGTCGTCAGGAGTAGAAATTCAAACGTATCAAGCGGCCAAAAAAGGAAATATTCATTGTGGAGATAGTTTTTATGTCACGGAAACGGATGACTATTTGCTTTGTGTAATGGCAGACGGACTTGGAAGCGGTGAGCACGCAATGAAAGCCTCACAAGCCGTAACCAATGTTGCTCGTCTCCATTCGGACGATGATGTAGAAGAGTTAATGCATAAATGTAACCAAGCGGTGTTGAATACTAGAGGAGCGGTCGTAGCTGTTCTTAAATTTTACAAACAAACAAAGCAATTTGTGTATAGCAATGTAGGTAATATCAAATTTTACTTATATTCACCAGAAGGAGCTTTGGTTTATCCTCTTCCGGTTAAAGGCTTTTTATCTGGGAGAGCACAGAAGTTTCAAGTTCAGCGGTTCCGCTACGAAGAAGGTTCTAGGTTCCTAATGCACACAGACGGTTTAGAGTTAAAAGAAGTGAAATCTCTTTTTACTAGAACGTATCTAATTGCAGGCATCTCTCAGCATCTTCAAAGTATGCTTCAAGATGGGAAAGATGATGTTAGCTATATTCTTGGTTCATTAATTGCTTAA
- the rsbW gene encoding anti-sigma B factor RsbW: MKQPYDFVEMKIPAKPDYVAIVRLTLSGVANRMDFSYDEIEDMKIAISEACTNAVQHAYKNAESGDIRVGFGLFEDRLEIMVVDSGESFDYEELKKEIGPYEVSQEVEFLPEGGLGLYLINTLMDEVKMSNHNGVTLIMTKYLQREQVESDENPVSTFEAK, from the coding sequence ATGAAACAACCGTATGACTTTGTAGAGATGAAGATACCTGCAAAACCTGATTATGTAGCGATCGTTCGTTTAACTCTTTCAGGTGTAGCTAATCGTATGGATTTTTCCTACGATGAGATTGAGGACATGAAAATTGCGATCAGTGAAGCCTGTACCAATGCTGTTCAGCATGCGTATAAAAACGCTGAATCTGGAGATATCCGAGTAGGCTTTGGTCTGTTTGAAGATCGTCTAGAGATTATGGTAGTAGACAGCGGTGAAAGTTTCGACTACGAAGAGTTAAAGAAAGAAATTGGGCCATATGAAGTGTCACAAGAAGTTGAATTTCTTCCTGAAGGTGGTTTAGGTCTTTATTTAATCAATACATTAATGGATGAAGTAAAAATGTCTAATCATAATGGTGTTACGCTCATTATGACTAAGTATTTGCAAAGAGAGCAGGTGGAGAGTGATGAAAACCCAGTCTCAACCTTCGAAGCTAAATAA
- the alr gene encoding alanine racemase translates to MDAFYRETWAEINLDNIFCNVSTIKETLPPTKQLIAVVKANAYGHGDVQVARTALEAGASMLAVATLDEAISLRKRDIKAPIIILGAVSPQFVYLAIKYNIILTVYSSEWLRTAQKVVPGTEAVQFHLKLDTGMGRLGLRTEEEIEEFFTILQETSRFKLSGVFTHFATADELDQGYYEQQYHCFQKLIRYIKEKGIVPGLVHCANSASLLRFPNDEFDAVRLGISMYGLTPSTEMKSLIPVQLKPAYSLHTKIVHVKKVEKGTSVSYGATYTSEQEEWIATLPIGYADGWMRRMQNFYVIVDGQKSPIVGRVCMDQCMIKIPYELPIGTQVTLIGKQGEEEITMEQVADHSNTINYEIPCVITNRMPKVFIQNGKQVEVYNGLSHLE, encoded by the coding sequence ATGGATGCATTTTATCGTGAAACTTGGGCAGAAATTAACTTAGACAATATTTTTTGTAACGTTTCTACTATTAAAGAAACACTGCCTCCGACAAAACAATTAATCGCAGTAGTCAAAGCCAATGCGTATGGACACGGAGATGTTCAAGTGGCGAGAACAGCTTTAGAAGCAGGAGCTTCCATGCTTGCTGTGGCAACGCTTGATGAAGCCATTTCATTACGTAAGAGAGACATTAAAGCACCCATTATTATTTTAGGTGCCGTATCGCCTCAATTTGTTTACTTAGCGATCAAATATAATATTATTCTTACTGTTTATAGCAGTGAGTGGTTACGTACTGCACAAAAAGTGGTTCCTGGAACCGAAGCTGTTCAATTTCATTTGAAGCTCGATACGGGGATGGGTAGACTAGGATTACGAACAGAAGAGGAAATAGAGGAGTTTTTCACGATTCTTCAAGAAACTTCACGTTTTAAACTAAGCGGTGTGTTTACTCATTTTGCGACAGCAGATGAGCTTGATCAAGGGTATTATGAACAACAATATCATTGCTTTCAAAAACTTATCCGCTATATAAAAGAAAAAGGAATTGTACCTGGACTTGTTCATTGCGCAAACAGTGCTTCTCTTTTACGATTTCCGAATGACGAATTTGATGCTGTGCGCTTAGGTATTTCCATGTATGGTCTAACTCCGTCTACAGAGATGAAATCACTCATTCCTGTTCAACTTAAACCTGCCTATTCACTACACACGAAAATCGTGCACGTCAAAAAAGTTGAAAAAGGTACGTCTGTTAGTTACGGAGCTACTTATACGTCAGAGCAGGAAGAATGGATTGCCACACTACCAATCGGCTATGCCGACGGATGGATGCGCCGCATGCAAAACTTTTACGTTATTGTAGATGGACAGAAGTCACCAATTGTAGGGAGAGTGTGTATGGATCAATGTATGATCAAAATTCCTTATGAGCTTCCGATTGGGACACAAGTAACTTTAATTGGTAAGCAAGGGGAAGAGGAAATTACAATGGAGCAAGTAGCGGATCATTCAAATACGATCAACTATGAAATTCCATGTGTAATTACCAATCGCATGCCAAAAGTGTTTATTCAAAATGGTAAGCAAGTCGAGGTTTACAATGGCCTCAGTCACCTTGAATAA
- a CDS encoding LolA family protein has product MRKLFIGLVFAILLIALAGCGEKSKKDVVDSLDAKVEQMSGYKANAKMTLSTGKGTQEYSVEIWHNKPSYYRVNLQNATKDQNQMILRNDEGVYVLTPALNKSFRFQSDWPQNSSQAYLYESLVQDIKKDKNAEFKSTKDNYVFTTKTNYQNSAVLPKQTITISKKDLTPKSVKIMDTDANVLVKVTFSKVVMDAKFDKGAFDTKRNMTGAKMEVPTMAQQSKKPLEVKYPLQTSGATLLNEKKLKTDKGDRVILSYGGKKKFTIIQERAEVAQVSASTFVAGVPVDLGFAVGALTDHSLSWSYEGVDYMIASKDLSKDELQDVARSVQGQMVK; this is encoded by the coding sequence TTGCGAAAGTTATTTATCGGTCTGGTATTTGCTATTCTGCTTATTGCGTTAGCAGGATGTGGAGAAAAGTCTAAAAAAGATGTGGTTGATTCCCTAGATGCAAAAGTGGAGCAAATGTCAGGGTACAAAGCAAATGCAAAAATGACACTGAGCACAGGAAAAGGAACACAAGAATACAGCGTAGAGATTTGGCATAATAAACCTTCTTATTACAGAGTGAATTTGCAAAATGCGACGAAAGATCAAAACCAAATGATTCTGCGCAATGATGAAGGAGTATATGTGTTAACACCTGCGTTAAACAAAAGCTTCCGTTTTCAAAGCGATTGGCCACAAAACAGCAGTCAGGCTTACCTATATGAATCATTAGTACAAGATATTAAAAAAGATAAAAACGCGGAGTTTAAATCAACAAAAGACAATTATGTATTTACAACCAAGACAAATTATCAAAACAGCGCAGTTCTTCCAAAACAAACGATTACGATTAGCAAAAAGGATTTAACACCAAAGTCGGTCAAAATTATGGATACGGATGCGAATGTTTTAGTCAAAGTTACTTTTTCGAAAGTTGTGATGGACGCCAAATTTGATAAAGGTGCTTTTGACACGAAACGTAATATGACAGGGGCAAAAATGGAAGTGCCAACGATGGCTCAGCAGTCGAAAAAACCATTAGAAGTCAAATATCCGCTGCAAACGTCTGGCGCCACGCTGTTAAATGAGAAAAAATTAAAAACAGACAAAGGCGATCGCGTTATTCTGTCTTATGGAGGAAAGAAAAAATTCACCATTATTCAAGAGAGAGCAGAGGTTGCACAAGTATCTGCCTCTACGTTTGTAGCAGGAGTACCTGTGGATCTAGGCTTTGCGGTTGGAGCACTGACGGATCATTCCTTAAGCTGGTCTTATGAAGGTGTAGACTACATGATTGCTTCAAAAGATTTATCGAAAGATGAGCTTCAAGATGTCGCTCGCTCTGTACAAGGACAGATGGTTAAATAG
- a CDS encoding STAS domain-containing protein codes for MNLTIDIKEHANEYDVTLAGEIDAYTAPELKKRFMSITENKNPDITVDFTNVSYMDSTGLGVFIALLKAVKANDGSLQFVGVSDRLKRLFDITGLTEILNLNSQIEGGVK; via the coding sequence ATGAACTTGACTATTGATATTAAAGAACATGCTAATGAGTATGACGTAACATTAGCAGGTGAAATTGATGCATATACAGCTCCAGAATTAAAAAAGCGTTTTATGAGTATCACTGAAAATAAAAATCCAGACATTACAGTAGACTTCACAAATGTTTCCTATATGGACAGCACAGGACTTGGTGTATTTATCGCATTGCTAAAAGCAGTTAAGGCTAATGATGGGTCGCTTCAATTTGTGGGAGTATCTGACCGTTTAAAACGATTGTTTGACATCACAGGCTTAACGGAAATTTTAAACCTAAATTCCCAAATAGAAGGTGGCGTAAAATGA
- a CDS encoding STAS domain-containing protein, producing MGSSLTDFIQDNRAAIFEQWVDEMKDVQSDRADKVIADNVYNNISTEFIELILSNTFQMNASFVSKLEDVIDRIVRLGWPLTYLISGINKLERIIFDKYVAQDNESSYLKKDLFYEFDEWLTPVSHEIIEIYSRSLESTIGLQKMALQELSAPLIPVFDKITVMPLIGTIDTERAKQIMENLLQGVVKHRSEVVLIDITGVPVVDTMVAHHIIQASEAVRLVGTKCLLVGIRPEIAQTIVNLGISLNQLVTKNSLKKGIETALEMTNRQIIEVEELQ from the coding sequence ATGGGTTCATCATTAACGGACTTTATTCAGGATAATAGAGCTGCCATCTTTGAACAGTGGGTTGACGAAATGAAAGATGTGCAATCAGATCGAGCTGATAAAGTCATTGCAGACAATGTTTACAATAATATAAGTACAGAATTTATTGAATTAATTTTATCTAATACGTTCCAAATGAACGCGAGCTTTGTATCCAAGTTAGAAGATGTCATCGATAGAATTGTACGTTTAGGATGGCCTCTTACTTACTTAATAAGTGGTATAAATAAATTAGAGAGAATTATTTTTGATAAGTATGTCGCTCAAGATAATGAATCATCTTATTTGAAAAAAGATTTATTTTATGAATTTGATGAGTGGTTAACCCCTGTTAGTCATGAGATTATCGAGATTTACTCGCGATCATTAGAAAGTACTATTGGGCTTCAAAAAATGGCTCTTCAAGAATTATCAGCCCCGTTAATTCCCGTATTCGATAAAATTACGGTGATGCCGTTAATCGGTACGATTGATACAGAACGTGCAAAACAAATCATGGAAAACCTTTTGCAAGGTGTTGTGAAACATCGGTCTGAGGTAGTTTTAATAGATATTACAGGTGTCCCTGTTGTCGATACAATGGTTGCTCATCACATTATTCAAGCATCTGAAGCCGTTCGTTTAGTCGGTACGAAGTGTCTTCTTGTAGGCATTCGTCCAGAAATTGCGCAAACAATCGTGAACTTAGGTATTAGCTTGAATCAGCTTGTTACGAAAAATTCATTGAAAAAAGGGATTGAAACAGCCCTTGAAATGACGAATCGCCAAATTATTGAAGTGGAGGAATTACAGTGA
- a CDS encoding CopG family ribbon-helix-helix protein produces MSEVSATTEILVRLPQSLVSELDVLVKQENGNRSDFIYQATKMYLRERKKRHIRETMKRGYMEMAKINLNIACEAFLAEYEADHTVERLVSGG; encoded by the coding sequence GTGTCTGAAGTTAGTGCAACTACAGAAATTTTAGTTCGTTTACCTCAAAGCTTAGTATCTGAATTAGATGTGCTTGTAAAGCAAGAGAATGGTAACCGAAGTGATTTTATTTATCAAGCAACGAAAATGTACCTTCGTGAGAGAAAGAAGCGTCATATCCGTGAAACCATGAAGCGTGGATACATGGAAATGGCAAAAATTAATTTAAATATTGCATGTGAAGCTTTCCTAGCTGAGTACGAAGCAGATCATACTGTAGAACGCTTAGTTAGCGGAGGATAA
- a CDS encoding anti-sigma regulatory factor, with product MEFQSCVKIVTEWDIVAARQLGRNVSKELGFGTVDQARITTAISELARNIYLYAGRGQICIEKLNHGGKKGLLVLATDEGPGITDLRKVMEDGYSTSGGLGAGLPGVRRLMDEFDIQSTIGEGTNIKSVKWLR from the coding sequence ATGGAATTCCAATCCTGCGTAAAAATTGTGACAGAATGGGACATCGTAGCAGCACGCCAACTAGGACGAAACGTGTCCAAAGAGCTAGGATTCGGTACAGTAGACCAGGCCCGTATTACAACAGCCATTTCTGAATTAGCCCGAAATATTTACTTGTACGCTGGAAGAGGGCAAATTTGTATTGAGAAGCTCAACCATGGAGGCAAAAAGGGCCTACTAGTGCTTGCTACTGATGAGGGTCCCGGCATTACAGACCTTCGGAAAGTGATGGAGGACGGTTATTCAACATCTGGAGGACTCGGAGCAGGTCTTCCGGGAGTAAGACGTCTTATGGATGAATTTGATATTCAATCTACCATTGGAGAGGGTACGAATATTAAATCGGTGAAGTGGCTCCGTTAG